One genomic segment of Myxocyprinus asiaticus isolate MX2 ecotype Aquarium Trade chromosome 14, UBuf_Myxa_2, whole genome shotgun sequence includes these proteins:
- the noxo1a gene encoding NADPH oxidase organizer 1a — MVEKRFPVNIQLVGVMHKEAAKLYMTTVLWSDQNEITVYRSLEDFKALHRTLKKKFPPSNPIRRSGRIIPKFKATRVRRNMRKWSPSKSVLRLKALEEYCTELLQSDPCIAQSSELIQFLLPKPQELNSDFTKNSIVIMPSETSLGSSGAGTTDNSVTQPFVTETYRCVATYETKDTKNRPFKIEVDEIVDVLIKDKGGWWLVENEARCLAWFPAPYLKRAELDDDGGDVMEGESILYVVAKSYKATNSDEISVEIGSVVEVVQRSDNGWWIIRYKRKSGYVPSMYLQPYNNPRVRITATQRGIFSSTLDLAQLRVPGNNFLQVSSCDLSRSQGNLMVPTGSGLSPRNKQMSRSTGILMDTRPTHQAPPSIRVEFAKNGQQSSLSDDGEDFSFSDDNSSSESDSLNRSDAEEHFRRSRTPTPISSGGLAPDSATKGKMTASRSDPSLNKMPSTPKVPPRPQAQEIIKHCSTVTRKNLQRTS; from the exons ATGGTCGAAAAAAGATTTCCCGTCAATATTCAGCTCGTTGGAGTGATGCACAAAGAGGCAGCCAAA TTGTACATGACCACTGTACTCTGGTCGGATCAAAATGAGATCACTGTGTACAGGTCCCTCGAAGACTTCAAAGCCCTTCAT AGAACACTCAAGAAGAAATTCCCTCCTTCAAACCCCATTAGAAGGTCAGGAAGAATCATTCCCAAGTTTAAAG ctACAAGAGTGAGAAGAAACATGCGGAAGTGGAGCCCCAGTAAGTCAGTGCTCAGACTGAAGGCTCTGGAGGAATACTGCACTGAGCTGCTGCAGAGTGATCCTTGCATCGCACAGAGCTCAGAACTCATCCAGTTCCTGCTTCCCAAACCCCAGGAGCTCAATTCTGACTTCACAAAAAACAG TATCGTGATCATGCCTTCGGAGACTTCTCTGGGCAGCAGTGGAGCTGGAACTACTGACAACAGTGTTACTCAACCCTTTGTTACTGAAACATACCGCTGTGTTGCTACTTATGAGACCAAAGACACCAAGAATCGCCCCTTCAAGATTGAAGTGGATGAGATTGTGGATGTGCTCATTAAGGACAAAGGAG GGTGGTGGCTGGTGGAGAATGAAGCCAGATGTCTTGCCTGGTTTCCTGCTCCATATTTAAAGAGAGCTGAGCTGGATGATGACGGCGGTGATGTGATGGAGGGTGAAA GTATCCTCTACGTTGTTGCCAAAAGTTACAAAGCCACAAATAGTGATGAGATTTCTGTCGAGATTGGGTCTGTGGTGGAGGTGGTACAGAGATCTGACAATGGCTGGTGGATAATCAG ATACAAACGAAAATCTGGCTATGTACCATCTATGTACCTGCAACCATACAATAACCCACGGGTTCGCATAACGGCCACTCAGAGGGGGATCTTTAGCTCCACTCTTGACCTGGCGCAGCTTCGGGTTCCTGGAAACAACTTCCTGCAGGTCTCCAGTTGTGACCTCAGCAGATCCCAGGGCAACTTAATGGTGCCCACAGGAAGTGGCCTGAGCCCTAGAAATAAGCAGATGTCACGTTCAACGGGAATACTCATGGATACTCGTCCAACACATCAGGCCCCACCATCCATCCGTGTGGAGTTTGCCAAAAATGGTCAGCAAAGCAGTTTGAGTGATGATGGGGAAGATTTCAGCTTCAGTGATGACAATAGCTCCTCTGAAAGTGATTCACTAAATCGCTCGGACGCAGAAGAGCATTTTCGCCGTAGTCGTACCCCTACGCCTATCTCTTCTGGAGGCCTGGCCCCTGATAGTGCCACCAAAGGCAAGATGACAGCCAGTAGATCAGACCCCAGCCTCAACAAGATGCCCAGTACCCCCAAAGTCCCACCCAGACCCCAAGCTCAGGAGATAATCAAACACTGCAGCACTGTCACTCGCAAAAACTTACAAAGAACCAGTTAG